The following coding sequences lie in one Anatilimnocola floriformis genomic window:
- a CDS encoding vWA domain-containing protein, which yields MPIAAWSPNFVALLLAAVVFALSAWAEWIHARRSAALGRLAFGPTGEPRSWTKAAPLLRVVAGSLLAWGLVILALSPSEALSTTGAEADEPAPEDLQRIILLLDVSPSMAISDSGENRNLERRQRVLQVVKGIFPRISVARTRFSIIAFFTSARPVVVDSYDTAVITNVLDNLPLVWAFEPGKTDVIKGLQATADMARDWAPKSTTVILCTDGDTVDFSQIPKMPRSVSQVQIFAVGDPVVGTFIDGHDSRQQAGVLRRLAAELRGSYYDVNTRHVPTSALTELAVNPPKPAKLGFTWKDLALGAIAIGATILALLPLLLEYFGCAWNAGRELPASRPREMAA from the coding sequence ATGCCCATTGCTGCTTGGAGTCCGAACTTCGTAGCCCTGCTGCTGGCCGCAGTGGTGTTTGCGTTGTCGGCTTGGGCGGAGTGGATTCACGCGCGGCGGAGCGCCGCGCTCGGCCGATTGGCGTTTGGCCCCACGGGTGAGCCGCGCAGTTGGACCAAGGCAGCGCCGCTGCTGCGAGTGGTGGCCGGCAGTTTGCTGGCCTGGGGTTTGGTCATTCTCGCGCTGTCGCCCAGCGAAGCGCTGAGTACCACCGGCGCCGAAGCCGATGAGCCCGCGCCGGAAGATTTGCAGCGGATCATTTTGCTGCTCGATGTTTCGCCGAGCATGGCCATCAGCGACTCGGGAGAAAATCGCAACCTCGAACGCCGGCAGCGGGTGCTGCAGGTGGTGAAAGGGATCTTCCCGCGAATCTCGGTCGCCCGCACGCGGTTCAGCATCATCGCTTTTTTCACTTCCGCACGGCCGGTGGTCGTCGACTCTTACGACACTGCCGTCATCACGAACGTGCTCGATAACCTGCCGCTGGTCTGGGCCTTTGAGCCGGGCAAGACCGACGTGATCAAAGGTCTGCAAGCGACGGCTGATATGGCCCGCGATTGGGCGCCGAAGAGCACGACAGTCATTTTGTGTACCGATGGCGACACGGTCGACTTCAGCCAGATCCCGAAGATGCCGCGCTCGGTCAGCCAGGTGCAGATCTTTGCCGTCGGCGATCCGGTCGTTGGCACCTTCATTGATGGCCATGATTCGCGGCAACAGGCGGGCGTGCTCCGCCGACTCGCTGCCGAGCTGCGTGGCTCTTATTACGATGTCAACACGCGGCATGTGCCGACGTCGGCCCTCACTGAGCTCGCCGTGAATCCGCCGAAGCCCGCGAAGCTTGGTTTCACTTGGAAGGACCTCGCGCTGGGCGCGATTGCCATCGGCGCGACGATCCTCGCGCTGTTGCCACTGCTACTCGAATACTTCGGTTGTGCCTGGAACGCCGGGCGCGAACTGCCGGCAAGTCGCCCGCGGGAGATGGCAGCATGA
- a CDS encoding OmpH family outer membrane protein gives MNRYSSRYGWMLVLLALGGLWLRIESQGQQRLAFAAPTQPNANESAPLPAATIAVVDIAATFKRFRTFNDEMDKLRQKIEDFDRLVKRDVEALNKLTELAERLRQKELGSEEHKQRLAEYDTKSKEVQARVALQKADLLAVEGQVYYDAYRKVEAATKVVARQRKVNLVVRFNSDDMKREDRNSVLQGVNRPVVFHTPELDITEDIIAHLNQR, from the coding sequence ATGAATCGTTACTCGTCCCGGTATGGCTGGATGCTTGTTTTGCTCGCTCTCGGCGGGCTGTGGTTGCGAATCGAGAGTCAGGGGCAACAGCGATTGGCGTTTGCTGCTCCGACCCAACCCAACGCGAACGAGTCAGCTCCACTGCCGGCAGCAACCATCGCCGTGGTTGATATCGCCGCCACCTTCAAACGCTTTCGCACCTTCAACGACGAAATGGACAAGCTCCGGCAGAAAATTGAAGACTTCGACCGACTCGTGAAACGGGATGTCGAAGCGTTGAACAAGTTGACTGAGCTGGCCGAGCGGTTGCGGCAGAAGGAACTGGGCAGCGAAGAACACAAGCAGCGGCTGGCAGAGTACGACACCAAGTCGAAAGAAGTGCAAGCCCGGGTTGCGTTGCAGAAAGCCGACCTTTTGGCTGTCGAAGGGCAAGTCTACTACGACGCTTATCGCAAGGTCGAAGCCGCCACCAAAGTCGTCGCGCGTCAGCGCAAGGTGAATCTAGTCGTGCGATTTAACTCCGACGATATGAAACGTGAAGACCGCAACAGTGTGCTGCAAGGAGTGAACCGCCCCGTCGTGTTCCACACGCCGGAACTCGATATTACCGAGGACATCATCGCGCACCTGAATCAGCGGTAG